A genomic segment from Anoplolepis gracilipes unplaced genomic scaffold, ASM4749672v1 Contig23, whole genome shotgun sequence encodes:
- the LOC140675904 gene encoding uncharacterized protein: MTILWGIPEGEERRDINLDVEWLRGVMREVCDAAMPRARVLRPRHAVYWWTEEIAQLRRSSVQARRTLFRIPRRRNPEIREEALAAYRAARCALSATIRKSRASCWDELLSSLNTDPWGRPYRIVLNKHGAFPQQWKQAKLVLLPKEGKEEGTPSAYRPICLLDEVSKIFERIIAKRLVRHISREGGLHEEQYGFREGRSTVDAISRVTSLTEEAVEGGGVALAVLLDIANAFNTLPWDREPGVRHTRRTPMPTGNSMRGSAGVSLRTPTVESHIQPSPLPSSPSWLPRHLLCRRHISGGRGEQLGDTAAKAETAVAVVVQSITGMGLRVAAQKTEALYFHSKSSGKPPRTHIRVGDTSISVGNRLKYLGLLLDGEWKFGHHFNVLAPR, encoded by the exons ATGACCATTTTGTGGGGTATCCCGGAGGGAGAGGAAAGGCGGGACATTAACCTGGATGTGGAATGGTTGCGGGGCGTTATGCGCGAAGTCTGCGACGCAGCCATGCCACGCGCCAGGGTCCTCCGCCCACGTCACGCCGTCTATTGGTGGACGGAGGAAATAGCGCAATTAAGGCGCTCCTCTGTCCAGGCGCGACGCACCCTCTTTCGTATTCCCAGAAGAAGAAACCCGGAGATCCGAGAGGAGGCCTTGGCTGCCTATAGGGCCGCAAGATGCGCCCTTAGCGCCACTATCAGGAAGTCCAGGGCCAGTTGTTGGGATGAGCTACTGTCATCCCTCAACACGGACCCATGGGGGCGTCCATACAGAATAGTTCTGAATAA ACATGGCGCTTTCCCCCAGCAATGGAAGCAGGCTAAATTGGTCCTGCTCCCCAAGGAAGGCAAGGAAGAAGGAACCCCGTCGGCATATAGACCAATAtgcctgctggacgaggtcAGCAAGATCTTTGAGAGGATCATTGCAAAACGACTTGTTCGACATATATCCCGAGAGGGTGGTCTCCACGAGGAGCAATATGGCTTCCGCGAGGGACGTTCGACTGTGGATGCGATTAGTCGTGTTACGTCCCTCACGGAAGAAGCCGTGGAAGGGGGCGGGGTGGCACTTGCGGTATTACTAGATATCGCAAACGCCTTCAACACCCTGCCCTGGGATAGA GAGCCTGGAGTTCGTCACACAAGACGGACTCCAATGCCGACGGGAAATTCGATGCGGGGTTCCGCAGGGGTCAGTCTTAGGACCCCTACTGTGGAATCTCACATACAACCGAGTCCTTTGCCTTCCTCTCCCTCGTGGCTGCCACGCCATCTGCTATGCAGACGACACATTAGTGGTGGCCGCGGGGAGCAGCTGGGGGATACAGCAGCCAAGGCCGAGACAGCGGTGGCAGTTGTGGTACAAAGCATCACTGGTATGGGTCTTAGAGTGGCGGCTCAAAAAACCGAGGCTCTTTACTTTCACAGTAAATCCTCTGGGAAACCGCCAAGGACTCATATCCGGGTGGGAGATACTTCTATCTCGGTGGGGAACCGGCTTAAATATCTCGGTCTCCTACTGGACGGCGAGTGGAAGTTTGGACACCACTTCAATGTCCTTGCCCCAAGGTGA
- the LOC140675905 gene encoding uncharacterized protein — protein MGTVNAVALYECPIWATDLVAMRYAKDKFRRIQRSMAVRVIRAYRTVSHAAATVLAGSPPLEFLTAMYAERYNWERGLRRGHGPLPARVKKTIRIHAQRSMVERWSAHLSDPKTAG, from the coding sequence ATGGGCACCGTAAATGCGGTGGCCCTGTATGAATGCCCAATATGGGCGACGGATCTCGTGGCCATGCGTTATGCAAAGGACAAGTTCCGACGCATACAGCGCAGCATGGCCGTGAGGGTGATAAGGGCCTACCGCACGGTGTCCCATGCGGCGGCCACGGTCCTGGCGGGTTCGCCCCCCTTGGAGTTCCTGACCGCAATGTACGCGGAGCGGTATAATTGGGAAAGGGGGCTCAGGAGGGGTCATGGCCCTCTACCAGCCAGGGTCAAGAAGACCATCCGGATCCACGCCCAGCGGTCTATGGTGGAGAGATGGAGTGCCCACCTATCTGACCCGAAGACTGCGGGTTAA